In Musa acuminata AAA Group cultivar baxijiao chromosome BXJ2-3, Cavendish_Baxijiao_AAA, whole genome shotgun sequence, the following proteins share a genomic window:
- the LOC135607975 gene encoding ras-related protein Rab11D-like translates to MAGGGSDKIDYVFKVVLIGDSAVGKSQILARFARNEFSLDSKATIGVEFQTRTLVIQHKSVKAQIWDTAGQERYRAVTSAYYRGAVGALIVYDITRRQCFDHIPRWLEELRSHADKNIVIMLVGNKTDLEDQRAVPMEDAREFAQKENLFFLETSALDATNVENAFQTVLTEIFNIVNRKSLTSDPQSNNSAPTLPAKKIIIPGPAQEIPKSKMCCKAS, encoded by the exons ATGGCGGGCGGAGGCAGTGACAAGATCGACTATGTGTTCAAGGTGGTGCTGATCGGGGACTCGGCGGTGGGGAAATCGCAGATCCTGGCGCGGTTCGCGCGGAACGAGTTTAGCCTCGACTCCAAGGCCACCATCGGAGTGGAGTTCCAGACGCGAACCCTCGTCATCCAGCACAAGAGCGTCAAGGCCCAGATCTGGGACACCGCCGGCCAAGAGAG GTATAGAGCTGTCACAAGTGCATACTACAGAGGAGCAGTTGGGGCCTTGATTGTTTACGATATCACCAGACGTCAATGCTTTGACCACATTCCACGGTGGCTTGAGGAGCTGCGGAGCCATGCTGACAAAAACATTGTGATCATGTTAGTTGGCAACAAGACTGATCTCGAGGACCAGAGAGCTGTACCGATGGAAGATGCCCGGGAATTTGCTCAGAAAGAAAACCTCTTCTTTCTGGAAACATCAGCGCTAGATGCTACCAATGTGGAGAATGCCTTCCAGACTGTGCTGACTGAGATTTTCAACATCGTCAACAGGAAGAGCCTGACCTCTGACCCTCAGAGCAACAACAGTGCACCGACGCTGCCTGCAAAGAAGATCATCATCCCTGGCCCAGCGCAAGAGATTCCAAAGAGTAAGATGTGCTGTAAGGCTTCCTAG
- the LOC135607977 gene encoding polyadenylate-binding protein 2-like, with translation MSEPRSVGGETMDEEEHEVYGGEIPDEADMDADVDMALPNENAAKLQELDEMKRRLKEMEDEAAALREIQAKVEKEMGAVQESSSAAATQASKEEVDARSVFVGNVDYACTPEEVQQHFQSCGTVNRVTILTDKFGQPKGFAYVEFVEVEAVQEALQLNESELHGRQIKVAAKRTNVPGMKQFRPRRFNSYAGSPYRRPFMPPYFASPYGYGKSPRFRRPMRYRPYL, from the exons ATGAGCGAGCCGCGCAGCGTAGGGGGCGAGACGATGGACGAGGAGGAGCACGAGGTTTACGGAGGAGAGATCCCCGACGAGGCCGACATGGACGCCGACGTCGACATGGCCCTCCCCAACGAGAACGCCGCCAAG TTGCAGGAGCTGGACGAGATGAAAAGGCGACTCAAGGAGATGGAGGATGAGGCTGCTGCCCTCCGCGAGATACAAGCGAAGGTCGAGAAAGAGATGGGCGCCGTCCAAG AATCTTCTAGTGCTGCAGCAACTCAAGCAAGCAAGGAGGAGGTTGATGCACGCTCAGTATTTGTTGGCAAT GTGGATTATGCTTGTACACCTGAAGAAGTCCAGCAGCATTTCCAGTCATGTGGAACAGTCAACAGGGTCACTATTCTGACAGACAAATTTGGTCAGCCAAAGGGTTTTGCTTACGTTGAATTCGTGGAAGTTGAGGCTGTTCAGGAGGCTCTTCAGTTGAACGAATCCGAACTACATGGGCGTCAAATAAAA GTAGCGGCTAAACGTACCAATGTCCCTGGAATGAAGCAGTTCCGTCCAAGGCGGTTCAATTCATATGCAGGATCTCCATATAGGAGGCCATTCATGCCACCATACTTTGCTTCCCCATATGGCTATGG GAAGAGCCCCAGATTCAGAAGGCCAATGCGCTATAGGCCTTATTTATGA